The genomic interval ATTACGCCCAAAAAACAAAATGATAAAAAATCGCTGGTGGAGTATGTCCCTTTTTCGAAAGAAAGAATTATTCTCATTGCAGGAAATAAAACGGATACGACCGAGATAAAAAAGCACATAGAAGCTAATAATTTGAATTCCTTAGAAGCGGAATTATTGAAAAATAGTTGGTATAGTTCCTCCAACGAAATGGAGCATTTTAGACGTTTTTGGTTTGAGAATTTCAATAAAAAACCATCTTTTAAGCCCAACTATATTTTGCCTAATATCACTTCTATCATTCGATGTTTATCTAATGAAAACGGATTGGCATTAGTGCCTGGTTTTCTATGTCAAAAGGAGATTTCGAATAAAGAAATCAATTTAGTTTGGGAAGGAAAAGTAAAAACCGAAAACACCTTGTATTTTGCCTCAAGAACAGATTTGAAATACAAGAAAGAACTAGAGGTGCTTCGAAATATATTTACAGCAAAGATGAAGTAATACCCAAATAAACATCAAAATGACCGATTAAATTCGTTTCTTTTTCCTTAAT from Polaribacter sejongensis carries:
- a CDS encoding LysR family transcriptional regulator, whose product is MVNLEWYRTFKEVYENGTLTKASIALYSSQPGVSVHLNALEAYIGKKLFERTSRKMIPTEDGKFLYEYIIESLNKLEIAEQHFKRTTQETNPSINIGMCSEMFQLIIEPEIPKLDFDLVARFGAHTDLIKDLNNGILDLVITPKKQNDKKSLVEYVPFSKERIILIAGNKTDTTEIKKHIEANNLNSLEAELLKNSWYSSSNEMEHFRRFWFENFNKKPSFKPNYILPNITSIIRCLSNENGLALVPGFLCQKEISNKEINLVWEGKVKTENTLYFASRTDLKYKKELEVLRNIFTAKMK